The Glycine max cultivar Williams 82 chromosome 3, Glycine_max_v4.0, whole genome shotgun sequence sequence gaaaaagttcatcaagGACATGATTGAATTTCGAGCCAACAGGTTTGCATGCCTGCATCAACCATAGATGACACAGCATTATGccataaaaaacataatgaaAGATTGATACCGTgccaaaaatatctttttaaaaaataagatattttcatGGAAGAGACATAAAAATCTAAATCAATATTGAAATAATACAACAATAACATAAATTACAGAAGTTGAACAAAACTTAGCATAGTGTCACCTAACAAAATTGACAAATATACTGGTTAGTTTACAACAAAGCGTCATATCTTTTTGCACCCAGGCAATGTAATATAAATGTTTGGTGCACTCCAGCctttaataaaacttaaatttattggTTTCATTTTTAGATAAAACATTATCCCCTTTATGATGATAGGATTCTAATCTTTGAAAGTTAGATATACTTGAATTTAACTACAATTCTACAAATTGAAATTGCTGAATGCCAATTAACTTACCAATGGATCAAAGGGTGTTCCAACTGTCTCCACTGGTTCAACTCCAAGTGAATTTAGAATTTCAATGAACTGTTTATATATGCTCTGATAGCTGTTGTTTATTTTCTCCTCTCCCTCTGTCTCCACCTTAATCTGGGTTTTTGCTCTGTCGAAATTATCCAATACAGGCAACAAACTCTCCACAACTTCACCCTGAGCATTTGTGACCAGTGAAAGGCGATCTCTCTCGGTCCTCTTCCGAAAATTGTCGAAGTCTGCACTAATCCTTAGAATCCGATCCTTTTCTACTGATAACTCCTCTGACAAAGAAGCTATTTTCACTTCAAGTTCTATTTTCTCATCTTCAACGGATTTTAATGACGATTCCAACTCAGCAATTTTGACTTCGTCGTTATTAGCTAATGCTTCTTTGTACGATTGAAGTAACAGTAAGAAAGGTGAAGCAAATGTTTCATCAGCATCACTAACCTCATTATCACTTGCACTGTCGTTTACACCAACAGCACCATCTGAAGGGTCCTGTTACATTAGTGCATCAGAATATTGGGATAGGACAAGAAACAAATACTTAAACTTCATATTCTTGAACCCGCACTATTTCCTTTATTGGAGTTAGTCAAAATTCCAAATGTCAAAAATATGTATTCCCCAAGGGTGAAATCATACTCAAAAGGCTAAAAGTAAATGAGTAGAGGGGGAAATGGGAACCAAAAAAGGTGGTATGGAGCCAAAATCTTCTAATAATAAATCCAGACTCCATTATGAAAAGTAAGATGTAGTAGTCAAAACAAACATCAACTATGGCTATACATAAATAATATGTCTCTTAAATAAGGAAGAACAGGTATGCATAGTATGTTAGTATATAACAGTATAACATCATGGAAGAAATGTAAAGTGAAAACTAGTTGATACAGAAACTATAGAAACGAAAATCATTATAGTGGagttctgtttttaatttcaagatgttttatttaatttttgcagCTTCTGTTTATGGGTAGTATTTTGGGTTATATTGTGTTGATTAAGTGTTCTAGTGTCGGATCTGATGTGCTTGAGGTAGTAATAAAAGtcaaagattaaaattagaattagggAGTTGTTATCTTGTAAGTTGTGCCTGGGAAGTTGTAGTTTAATACAAGAGGTTGTCAAACTCAAGTGCTTACCTAAACTCATGGAACTTccttatcattaaaaaaatagaagttttaATTACCCAGCTGATCCCTAAACTATTTCGGAATTTTCAAGTAGGTCcctaaactaaaaaagtttttaattgaATCCTGAccatgcaatttttttaattaagtctctGGAGTTAGTGATCCCTTTGCAAACCGTTATCTACCATATAACATTCTTTATTCCCTACTTACTGGTGGCACGAAATTGTCAGAAAATGACAATTTATGGGAATCAATTTTTGGCGGTTTTGAAACCTCCATATATTGTCATTTTAAGCAGTTTCCAACTGCCAGCAAAGAGGGAATAATTTGCAAATGGACCACTAGCCCTAGTTACTcgagtaaaaaaatttatatgataaaggacccaattagaaaaaaaaaatagtttaggaACTAACTGAGTAacctataaaaataatattaaaaaacatattaacgacatatatatacatatccaCAACAATAATTCAACATTTTAACTTCATAATAAAGCAAAGTAGCAAACCACAATAATAAAGTGTGATAATACATTAAAACTAAATAAGATCAAACTACATAAATaaccaaataatatataaattcagAAAAAACACTAGTTcctaaaaacttcgtaccccattgcccagaggctcttcgctatgcgaaggtatgggggagggatgttgtacgcagccttacccttgcatatgcaaagaggctgtttccggattcgaacccatgaccaacaagtcactaaggcacaactttaccgctgcaccagggctcgccctcaaaaAAACACTAGTTCCTAgagtgaaaaaatttaaaaaaggagttaatttcttcaaatcatTTGAGCCCTAGTAAAACAATATCACTGTGGGGTCAGTGAGAAGCaaaaattacattctttccAAACTCGTTGATTCGAGAGTTTATGTGAATTTACATGAGTTTAACTAAGTTTATCCAAAAAATAGTTTGACAGCGAGTTTACCTGTCTCTACCTAGAAtcataaactcgtaagagtctgAGTTAACTCAGGAGGTAGGCAACAAATTTTTAATAACCATAATTTAGAATTCCCAAGAGATTAGGTTGGAAGATCATGAAGTCTAAAAGGTCTCATCTTGCACTATAAGAGCTAAACGGCCTAAACCTCAGGCTTTGTATGGAAGATCCTTTTCCCTAAAGAAGAATCTTCTTTATTGAGGCATGAAATTATCAAGAAGAGTCATCTTCTTGCTTTGTCTACTGCAGCAGAAGAACCGGCAATTGTCTGCAGTTGACTCTTGTTTCACTCAATCCTTCCATACTCCTTGATGTAAGTAACCCACTAAACCCTATCTAGATTCTAGCCCTACATCACTTGCTTACttatttgaaaaatagttttgaaaa is a genomic window containing:
- the LOC100794766 gene encoding protein GrpE isoform X1 produces the protein MATVLRTPTFRPPPPPRAAKSPKSSRFAVVSFRQSTTCGRKPSSLLSSLPFPNVPSLRFVRFVPFAFDGDTEAPQVQEPEVQVLDPSDGAVGVNDSASDNEVSDADETFASPFLLLLQSYKEALANNDEVKIAELESSLKSVEDEKIELEVKIASLSEELSVEKDRILRISADFDNFRKRTERDRLSLVTNAQGEVVESLLPVLDNFDRAKTQIKVETEGEEKINNSYQSIYKQFIEILNSLGVEPVETVGTPFDPLLHEAIMREDSDEFEDGIIIQEFRKGFKLGERLLRPSMVKVSAGPGPAKPEQEAPQEEHGNTEISEDSKQNEGSTETES
- the LOC100794766 gene encoding protein GrpE isoform X2 gives rise to the protein MATVLRTPTFRPPPPPRAAKSPKSSRFAVVSFRQSTTCGRKPSSLLSSLPFPNVPSLRFVRFVPFAFDGDTEAPQVQEPEVQVLDPSDGAVGVNDSASDNEVSDADETFASPFLLLLQSYKEALANNDEVKIAELESSLKSVEDEKIELEVKIASLSEELSVEKDRILRISADFDNFRKRTERDRLSLVTNAQGEVVESLLPVLDNFDRAKTQIKVETEGEEKINNSYQSIYKQFIEILNSLGVEPVETVGTPFDPLACKPVGSKFNHVLDELFQTLYQACSGFLKTLTRF